The following coding sequences are from one Arthrobacter sp. PvP023 window:
- a CDS encoding DUF5719 family protein: MHKDANDDVPQVPGDVNSAAGAQDAADAADGSGAAGGTANGTPAAGSLKSLNGRGLSVRGTVAGMASAVIIVAAAGSLVAAASMVPQSAGSRALEAPLAAVPAGSNVGICPGPARLLEGTAVGTDPQFSPESATAKSLVNAAVLSTNSGALPGSRLAELNGNPLTEIAKNPGSPTTSAAPPALLAGVVSQRPVDSVSVLSADAVGNQQATAGAVMSYTATDGDLQGSAAAGCQQPANDLWLVGANTSLGRTAVLNLSNASSTPATVSLELYGAQGQIQAPGSRGLLVAPGTTRSIVLAGLAPDQEKLSIHARSAGGPVTAVIQQSVLRGLTPGGVDFIVPGAAPATRQVMSGLDIQDPASAKALTAKQGFADASAALQIAVPGPADAVVEIKLYGRDGQKALPGGGVVTAKGGSVTEVSLAGVPAGQYTVAASSDVSFAAAARLARGLKSDSATDFAWSAASARLGSQHVVTVPRGGERYLVFGAPEDRAKITYTPITADGKVRAAATADIAGGTTTVIKVPGEVDDAEVLGYVVSASGDAAYGTVLLEQNGRADIATVAVAPGAAGQEQVAVKLGY; encoded by the coding sequence ATGCATAAGGACGCGAACGACGACGTGCCGCAGGTACCTGGTGACGTAAACTCCGCGGCGGGTGCACAGGATGCGGCGGATGCGGCGGACGGCTCCGGCGCAGCGGGCGGGACGGCGAACGGAACTCCCGCTGCCGGCAGCCTGAAAAGCCTCAACGGGCGCGGACTATCCGTCCGCGGAACGGTCGCCGGGATGGCCTCAGCTGTGATCATCGTGGCCGCCGCCGGCAGCCTGGTCGCGGCAGCGTCGATGGTCCCCCAAAGCGCAGGCAGCCGCGCGCTTGAAGCGCCGCTGGCTGCAGTCCCAGCGGGCAGCAACGTGGGGATCTGCCCCGGCCCGGCCCGCTTGCTGGAGGGCACCGCCGTCGGCACCGACCCTCAGTTCAGCCCGGAATCGGCCACGGCCAAGAGCCTGGTCAATGCTGCCGTGCTGAGCACCAACTCCGGTGCCCTGCCCGGCAGCAGGCTTGCGGAGCTCAACGGAAATCCCCTGACCGAAATTGCCAAGAATCCCGGCAGTCCCACCACGTCGGCTGCCCCTCCCGCGCTGCTCGCAGGCGTCGTTTCGCAGCGCCCGGTGGATTCCGTCAGCGTCCTGAGCGCGGACGCAGTGGGTAACCAACAGGCCACCGCGGGCGCGGTCATGAGCTACACCGCCACGGACGGTGACCTCCAGGGCTCGGCGGCTGCAGGCTGCCAGCAGCCGGCAAACGACCTGTGGCTGGTGGGGGCGAACACGTCGCTGGGACGGACAGCGGTCCTCAACCTCAGCAATGCTTCCAGCACCCCGGCCACCGTCAGCCTGGAGCTGTACGGTGCGCAGGGCCAGATCCAGGCTCCCGGCAGCAGGGGACTCCTGGTTGCGCCGGGAACCACCCGGTCCATCGTGCTGGCCGGGCTTGCTCCGGATCAGGAAAAGCTCAGCATCCATGCGCGCAGTGCGGGCGGTCCGGTCACCGCAGTCATCCAGCAGAGTGTCCTACGGGGGCTCACCCCCGGCGGTGTGGACTTCATCGTGCCCGGCGCGGCACCCGCAACCCGTCAGGTGATGTCCGGCCTGGACATCCAGGATCCCGCATCAGCGAAGGCTCTCACCGCCAAACAGGGGTTTGCGGATGCCTCAGCGGCCCTCCAGATCGCTGTTCCCGGCCCGGCCGATGCCGTGGTGGAAATCAAGCTGTATGGACGTGACGGCCAAAAGGCACTGCCAGGCGGCGGAGTCGTGACAGCCAAAGGCGGGTCCGTAACCGAGGTTTCGCTGGCCGGAGTACCGGCCGGCCAGTACACGGTCGCAGCCAGTTCCGATGTGTCCTTCGCCGCTGCTGCGCGGCTTGCCCGCGGCCTCAAATCGGACAGTGCCACGGACTTCGCGTGGTCGGCAGCGTCAGCCAGGCTCGGCAGCCAGCACGTGGTCACCGTACCGCGCGGTGGGGAACGGTATCTGGTCTTCGGTGCACCCGAGGACCGGGCCAAGATCACCTACACGCCCATTACGGCCGACGGCAAGGTCCGCGCGGCCGCCACCGCGGACATTGCGGGCGGAACGACGACGGTTATCAAGGTGCCGGGGGAAGTGGACGATGCTGAGGTGCTCGGGTACGTAGTGTCAGCCTCCGGCGACGCCGCCTACGGCACGGTGCTGCTGGAACAGAACGGTCGCGCGGACATCGCCACGGTGGCGGTTGCCCCGGGGGCCGCCGGACAGGAGCAGGTCGCCGTGAAACTGGGCTACTAG
- a CDS encoding glycosyltransferase: protein MVAHNGGDYLPRTLAALSQQTRPVDASIGVDTGSRDNSLALLDQAFGEANVTTFQQGRTGMGEAVKAALANLAPRNADSRNDAEWIWLLHDDAAPAPEALAELLHAVERAPSVTVAGCKQLDWDARRRLIDVGLSTSRWAERLTLIEADELDQGQYDGRSDTFAVNSAGMLVRRDVWEELGGFDSALPGTGDDVDFCWRNRLAGHRVVVVPTARMFHVSHRPHALGSASAARKAQVYLRLKHTVWWKVPLHAAGALLGSLFKLVLSIAVKDPGHGFSQLMATFVALGRPGAVIRGRRDAARTRRIRRSVIKGLQTPRREVWAHRRSLIEALGSDDPGGDSARTDPLAEQPSGDSTDDFAALTTSERGWVGNGALLAVILTAAASLFGLSGLFRAEAVSGGALIPVSSKISDIWHHATSWWIGLGAGLPGHGDPFALLLWILGLAGGGDANSALAWLLLLAMPLSALAAWFAAGALTTRRRFRLVAAVVWGGAPVLQVALNQGRLGALVAHIMVPLLVVALLRATGTARGRGRFAVPEPGDRRFLEKPPAKPGVNGTPSWTAAAAAGLALAVVAASAPSLLLPSAVVVVLAGILLGRRGRTVWWALLPSAALFIPFGISVLERPRALLADPGVPLGFDGAPLWQQVLGQPLYFDADGGLAGLPVFGGSAVPWALLLALLIGFPVLALATAALFVPGKRTRVARALWVAALIILAGGWLASHVASGAGADTLVTPFTGPVVSASGFLLLGAALIGADGLLCFSEKAAEAPPVRRIVLQALSVLAMVLLLAGPVAGLTAWAAGNLLQSASGAAPAAAGTTPPGTAPLGTPRQIAPTAARTLPATAIDRGQGPEQTRTLVIDTADDGSFDASIVRGAGTTLDGLSTIAAARNIMGEPGKETVRDDDAVTAALRSVVATVVAGQGVDPRPELERLGAGFVVLRASDTAAQLTASRMDAVPGLVAVGQTNVGWLWRISPLNQPVIDAADVAHRVRIVDGAGAAIGLLPSDLESVDAAVPEGPEGRLVVLAERSDPGWTAWMDGRRLTSTTSGWSQAFTLPAQGGQLTIRYDNPWAVWSAVVQATVIGLTVLLAIPMPARRPNTGLSRDEGSLRKEHQHA, encoded by the coding sequence GTGGTCGCCCACAACGGCGGTGACTATCTTCCCAGGACCTTGGCGGCATTGTCACAGCAAACCCGTCCGGTGGATGCGTCTATTGGCGTTGACACCGGCTCGCGGGACAATTCCCTGGCCTTGCTTGACCAGGCGTTCGGCGAGGCCAATGTCACCACCTTCCAGCAGGGACGGACCGGGATGGGGGAGGCGGTCAAGGCCGCCCTGGCGAACCTGGCACCCCGGAACGCGGACTCCCGTAACGACGCCGAGTGGATCTGGCTGCTGCACGACGACGCCGCTCCCGCGCCGGAGGCGCTTGCCGAACTGCTCCATGCCGTGGAGCGTGCGCCGTCGGTGACGGTGGCGGGGTGCAAACAGCTGGACTGGGACGCCAGGCGCCGGCTGATCGACGTCGGGCTTTCCACCAGCCGCTGGGCTGAACGGCTCACCCTCATTGAGGCGGACGAACTCGACCAGGGGCAGTACGACGGCCGCAGCGATACCTTCGCGGTCAACTCCGCCGGCATGCTCGTGCGGCGGGACGTCTGGGAGGAACTGGGCGGATTTGACTCCGCCCTTCCGGGCACCGGTGACGATGTGGACTTCTGCTGGCGCAACCGCCTGGCCGGGCACCGCGTAGTAGTGGTGCCCACCGCCCGGATGTTCCACGTTTCGCACCGGCCGCATGCGCTGGGAAGTGCAAGTGCCGCCCGGAAAGCCCAGGTCTACCTGCGCCTCAAGCACACAGTGTGGTGGAAGGTGCCGCTGCATGCGGCAGGGGCGCTGCTGGGGAGTTTGTTCAAGCTCGTCCTCAGCATTGCCGTTAAGGATCCCGGTCACGGATTTTCCCAACTCATGGCGACGTTCGTTGCGCTGGGGCGGCCGGGGGCCGTGATCCGCGGACGCCGCGACGCGGCCAGAACGCGACGGATCCGCCGCTCGGTGATCAAGGGACTGCAGACGCCGCGCCGCGAGGTCTGGGCCCACCGGCGTTCCCTTATTGAAGCCCTGGGCTCCGACGACCCGGGCGGGGACTCGGCCCGGACGGATCCGCTGGCCGAACAGCCCAGCGGTGATTCCACTGATGACTTTGCCGCCCTGACCACTTCGGAACGCGGCTGGGTGGGCAACGGCGCCCTTCTGGCGGTAATTCTCACAGCGGCGGCTTCGCTGTTTGGGCTCTCCGGACTATTCCGCGCCGAAGCCGTCTCCGGCGGCGCCCTGATCCCGGTCTCGTCGAAGATATCGGACATCTGGCACCACGCCACCAGCTGGTGGATCGGACTCGGTGCCGGACTGCCCGGCCACGGCGACCCGTTCGCCCTTCTGCTGTGGATCCTTGGCCTCGCCGGCGGTGGCGATGCGAACAGCGCCCTGGCGTGGCTGCTGCTCCTTGCCATGCCGCTCTCCGCTCTCGCTGCGTGGTTTGCGGCAGGAGCCCTGACCACGCGGCGCCGGTTCCGCCTCGTGGCAGCCGTCGTGTGGGGCGGGGCGCCCGTCCTGCAGGTTGCACTGAACCAGGGGCGCCTTGGCGCCCTGGTTGCGCACATCATGGTGCCGTTGCTGGTGGTGGCACTGCTGCGTGCCACCGGCACCGCCCGCGGCCGGGGACGCTTCGCGGTTCCCGAACCGGGGGACCGGCGCTTCCTGGAAAAGCCTCCGGCCAAGCCGGGCGTCAACGGCACGCCTTCCTGGACTGCTGCAGCGGCTGCCGGCCTGGCGCTGGCTGTCGTGGCAGCGTCCGCTCCGTCCTTACTGCTTCCGTCCGCCGTCGTGGTTGTCCTGGCCGGGATCCTGCTGGGCAGGCGCGGCCGCACCGTATGGTGGGCGCTGCTGCCGAGCGCCGCGCTCTTCATTCCGTTCGGCATTTCCGTTCTTGAGCGCCCCCGGGCGCTGCTCGCGGACCCCGGCGTCCCGCTCGGTTTTGACGGCGCGCCGTTGTGGCAGCAGGTTCTGGGACAGCCGCTGTATTTCGATGCCGACGGCGGTTTGGCCGGCCTTCCGGTCTTCGGCGGGTCTGCCGTGCCGTGGGCGCTGCTCCTGGCACTGCTGATCGGGTTCCCTGTCCTGGCACTTGCAACGGCGGCACTGTTCGTCCCGGGCAAGCGCACCCGCGTGGCCCGCGCTTTGTGGGTTGCCGCCCTGATCATCCTTGCGGGCGGCTGGCTCGCCAGCCACGTGGCCAGCGGTGCCGGCGCCGACACCCTCGTCACCCCCTTCACCGGACCGGTTGTGTCCGCGTCCGGCTTCCTGCTGCTGGGCGCCGCCCTGATCGGTGCCGACGGCCTGCTCTGCTTCTCTGAGAAGGCGGCCGAAGCCCCTCCCGTCCGCCGGATCGTCCTCCAGGCCCTGTCCGTCCTTGCGATGGTGCTGCTCCTCGCCGGGCCCGTGGCCGGATTGACCGCCTGGGCAGCCGGAAATCTGCTGCAGTCCGCATCCGGGGCAGCACCGGCGGCGGCGGGCACGACCCCTCCGGGCACCGCACCCCTGGGAACCCCGCGGCAGATCGCTCCCACGGCCGCGCGGACCCTGCCGGCCACGGCCATCGACCGCGGCCAGGGGCCCGAGCAGACCCGTACCCTGGTCATCGACACAGCGGATGACGGAAGCTTCGACGCCTCGATCGTGAGGGGTGCCGGGACTACCCTCGACGGACTGTCCACCATTGCGGCCGCCCGCAACATCATGGGCGAACCCGGCAAGGAAACGGTCAGGGATGACGACGCCGTCACGGCGGCACTGCGCAGCGTCGTTGCCACAGTGGTCGCGGGCCAGGGCGTGGACCCGAGGCCTGAGCTGGAACGCCTTGGCGCTGGGTTCGTTGTCCTGCGGGCCTCGGATACTGCAGCGCAGCTGACGGCGAGCCGCATGGATGCCGTGCCCGGACTGGTGGCGGTGGGGCAGACAAACGTCGGCTGGCTCTGGCGGATCAGCCCGCTCAACCAGCCTGTCATCGACGCCGCCGACGTTGCGCACCGGGTGCGCATCGTGGACGGCGCCGGCGCTGCCATCGGGCTCTTGCCATCGGACCTGGAAAGTGTTGATGCCGCTGTTCCGGAAGGGCCGGAAGGCAGGCTCGTGGTTCTCGCCGAACGTTCCGATCCGGGATGGACTGCGTGGATGGACGGCCGGCGGCTGACGTCCACAACGTCCGGCTGGTCCCAAGCGTTCACCCTCCCCGCCCAGGGCGGCCAGCTCACCATCCGGTACGACAACCCGTGGGCAGTGTGGTCCGCTGTCGTGCAGGCAACGGTGATCGGACTCACCGTCCTGCTCGCAATCCCCATGCCCGCCCGCCGGCCGAACACCGGCCTCTCCCGGGATGAAGGCTCCCTGCGTAAGGAACATCAGCATGCATAA
- a CDS encoding WhiB family transcriptional regulator, with protein sequence MGQVERIQEDAVVAGQASAKYRSRGVPSDWYVDPADPDAAERYNQSTSDLLQDQATAFLAAHEALLAGNPDQDDDLHDPPMELRTLHSETTAQPVWIGLPFEQNFDDEGELGWQTDALCAQTDPEAFFPEKGGSTRDAKKVCGACNVRSQCLEYALSNDERFGIWGGLSERERRRLRKRAV encoded by the coding sequence ATGGGGCAAGTTGAGCGTATCCAGGAAGATGCAGTCGTCGCCGGACAGGCGTCGGCAAAGTACCGCTCACGCGGCGTACCAAGCGATTGGTATGTAGATCCGGCCGACCCGGATGCCGCCGAGCGGTACAACCAAAGCACCAGCGATTTGCTGCAGGACCAGGCCACGGCCTTCCTTGCGGCGCACGAAGCCCTTCTGGCGGGCAACCCGGACCAGGACGATGATCTCCACGATCCTCCAATGGAATTGCGGACCCTCCATTCGGAAACCACCGCGCAGCCGGTCTGGATCGGGCTTCCTTTCGAGCAGAACTTCGACGACGAAGGCGAACTCGGATGGCAGACGGACGCTTTGTGCGCCCAGACGGATCCGGAGGCATTCTTCCCTGAAAAGGGGGGCTCCACCCGTGACGCCAAGAAAGTCTGCGGCGCCTGCAACGTACGCTCTCAGTGCCTGGAATACGCGCTGTCGAACGACGAACGCTTTGGCATTTGGGGAGGCCTCTCCGAGCGCGAGCGCCGTCGGCTGAGGAAGCGAGCAGTCTAA
- a CDS encoding TIGR03089 family protein: MNIPAIDLMTALRSGHSTSPRLTWYGPDAERVELSGRVLDNWVAKTSNLLQDELDAEPGMRLRLDLPVHWKSMVLALAAWQLGMEVVLDSADADLLATESPDAGQEHGAYDAVIAVPLPALAMRWPGELPPGVVDFAAEVRSHGDVFMAHEDPEGSNRAVVSSAGTLHPHSDLLEGFAAAHDAGVRLLVRAGDGLEAALAQSLGAWHSGGSVVLVHPDVTVTDKLLSDERVQGG, encoded by the coding sequence ATGAACATCCCGGCGATCGACCTGATGACTGCCCTGCGGTCCGGCCACTCCACCTCACCGCGACTGACCTGGTACGGACCGGACGCCGAGCGGGTGGAACTGTCCGGCCGCGTCCTGGACAACTGGGTCGCAAAGACGAGCAACCTGCTGCAGGACGAACTTGACGCCGAGCCCGGGATGCGGCTGCGGCTGGACCTTCCGGTGCACTGGAAGTCCATGGTCCTGGCCCTCGCCGCCTGGCAGCTCGGTATGGAAGTTGTCCTTGACTCCGCCGACGCCGACCTCCTCGCCACCGAGTCACCGGACGCCGGACAGGAGCACGGCGCGTACGACGCCGTCATCGCGGTGCCGCTGCCGGCATTGGCCATGCGCTGGCCCGGGGAGCTGCCTCCCGGCGTCGTCGACTTCGCCGCCGAAGTGCGTTCGCACGGCGACGTCTTTATGGCGCACGAAGATCCGGAAGGTTCCAACCGGGCCGTCGTGTCGTCGGCCGGCACCCTGCATCCGCACTCAGACCTGCTGGAAGGGTTCGCTGCCGCCCACGACGCGGGAGTGAGGTTACTGGTCCGGGCCGGCGACGGGCTGGAAGCTGCCCTCGCCCAGTCGCTGGGTGCCTGGCATAGCGGTGGGTCCGTCGTGCTGGTCCACCCTGACGTCACAGTGACGGACAAGCTCCTCAGCGACGAACGGGTCCAGGGAGGGTAG
- a CDS encoding GtrA family protein, which yields MFYTLAERLRGLASLFWREVAKFGAVGGVAFVIDNGLTYYLMHGPMTDSEAKARFVGATIATIFSWIANRFWTFRHRRQDNVIREFFMFILINGIGIGISTGFTALAKYSFGITDKNMLFLAGVAGILVATVVRFFAYRFLVFNKELDEEPAFSHDHEIMELHHHHQNQRPVRVPATEAPDQVEDTDLPGPTRSS from the coding sequence ATGTTTTACACACTTGCAGAACGTTTGCGCGGACTCGCCTCGCTTTTCTGGCGCGAGGTGGCCAAGTTCGGCGCCGTTGGCGGTGTCGCCTTCGTTATCGATAACGGCCTGACCTACTACCTGATGCACGGCCCCATGACGGACAGCGAGGCCAAGGCCCGGTTCGTCGGTGCCACGATTGCCACGATTTTCTCCTGGATCGCGAACCGGTTCTGGACCTTCCGCCACCGCCGCCAGGACAACGTGATCCGCGAGTTCTTCATGTTCATTCTGATCAACGGCATCGGCATCGGCATTTCGACCGGGTTCACGGCCCTGGCCAAGTATTCCTTCGGCATCACGGACAAGAACATGCTGTTTCTGGCGGGCGTGGCCGGCATCCTCGTAGCCACCGTGGTGCGCTTTTTCGCTTACAGGTTCCTCGTCTTCAACAAGGAACTCGACGAAGAGCCGGCTTTCTCGCACGACCACGAAATCATGGAATTGCACCACCACCACCAGAACCAGCGCCCGGTACGGGTTCCAGCTACCGAGGCGCCGGACCAGGTGGAGGATACCGACCTTCCCGGTCCGACCCGCAGCAGCTAG
- a CDS encoding 5-(carboxyamino)imidazole ribonucleotide synthase, producing the protein MTFPVIGVVGGGQLARMMAPAATALGFELRVLAEGEDVSAVSAVPTSPVGDYKDLDALLEFSRGLDVMTFDHEHVPNDHLRALQEAGVNVQPGPDALVHAQDKLVMRAAIDRLELPNPAWASVADVEALVAFGEKTGWPVVLKTPRGGYDGKGVRMVGSADEAADTADWFAAMTPLLAEAKVEFSRELSALVARTPDGESRAWPVVHTIQVDGVCDEVIAPAQDTPLEVAAAAEDAAIRIANELGVTGVMAVELFETPGVGSGFLINELAMRPHNTGHWTQDGSVTSQFEQHLRAVLNLPLGATDALGQIVVMKNFLGGDNQDLFSAYPLAMASEPAAKIHCYGKAVRPGRKIGHVNLVGAAASDVDSVRQRATTVANIIRDGRAPARPAPGNSEETV; encoded by the coding sequence GTGACTTTTCCAGTAATAGGCGTAGTTGGCGGCGGCCAGCTAGCCCGCATGATGGCCCCCGCCGCAACGGCCCTGGGCTTTGAACTCCGTGTCCTGGCCGAAGGCGAGGACGTTTCCGCGGTTTCCGCAGTGCCGACGTCGCCGGTGGGCGACTATAAGGACCTTGACGCCCTCCTCGAGTTCTCCCGCGGGCTCGACGTCATGACCTTTGACCATGAGCACGTCCCCAACGACCACCTGCGGGCCCTGCAGGAGGCCGGCGTCAACGTCCAGCCCGGACCGGACGCCCTGGTCCACGCGCAGGACAAACTGGTGATGCGTGCAGCGATCGACCGGCTTGAGCTGCCCAACCCGGCCTGGGCTTCCGTTGCCGACGTCGAGGCCCTGGTTGCTTTCGGTGAGAAGACCGGCTGGCCCGTGGTGCTGAAGACGCCCCGCGGCGGTTACGACGGCAAAGGCGTCCGCATGGTCGGATCGGCCGACGAAGCCGCCGACACCGCCGACTGGTTTGCGGCCATGACCCCGCTGCTGGCCGAGGCCAAGGTGGAGTTCAGCCGCGAACTGTCCGCACTCGTCGCGAGGACTCCTGACGGCGAATCCCGGGCCTGGCCCGTGGTCCACACCATCCAGGTGGACGGTGTCTGCGACGAAGTGATCGCCCCGGCCCAGGACACTCCGCTTGAGGTCGCCGCGGCCGCCGAAGACGCCGCAATCCGGATCGCCAACGAACTTGGAGTCACCGGCGTCATGGCCGTGGAGCTCTTTGAAACCCCCGGCGTCGGGTCAGGCTTCCTGATCAATGAGCTCGCAATGCGCCCGCACAACACCGGCCACTGGACCCAGGACGGATCGGTCACGAGCCAGTTCGAACAGCACCTGCGTGCCGTGCTGAACCTCCCGCTCGGAGCGACCGACGCGCTGGGACAGATTGTTGTGATGAAGAACTTCCTTGGCGGCGACAACCAGGACCTGTTCTCGGCGTATCCGCTGGCCATGGCCAGCGAGCCGGCAGCGAAGATCCACTGCTACGGGAAGGCCGTCAGGCCCGGCAGGAAGATCGGCCACGTCAACCTGGTGGGGGCAGCAGCTTCCGATGTTGACTCCGTCCGGCAGCGCGCCACCACCGTAGCCAACATCATCAGGGACGGCCGCGCTCCGGCCCGACCAGCACCAGGGAACTCCGAGGAGACCGTATGA
- the purE gene encoding 5-(carboxyamino)imidazole ribonucleotide mutase, whose protein sequence is MSTPASIRPADTDNAAPLVGLVMGSDSDWPVMEAAAEALAEFGIPFEADVVSAHRMPTEMIRYGQTAHERGLRVIIAGAGGAAHLPGMLASVTPLPVIGVPVPLKTLDGMDSLLSIVQMPAGVPVATVSIAGARNAGLLAVRMLASGTDDLAVRLRGDLIEFAQELNDVATRKGAALRHKVSEVFSDGNVVLRGSR, encoded by the coding sequence ATGAGCACGCCCGCATCGATCCGCCCGGCGGACACGGACAACGCCGCTCCCCTCGTGGGCCTGGTGATGGGCTCGGACTCCGACTGGCCCGTCATGGAAGCCGCGGCAGAGGCCCTTGCCGAGTTCGGCATCCCGTTCGAGGCCGATGTGGTCTCAGCCCACCGCATGCCCACCGAAATGATCCGCTACGGCCAGACGGCCCACGAGCGCGGACTGCGCGTCATCATCGCCGGAGCCGGCGGCGCGGCACACTTGCCCGGCATGCTTGCGTCCGTGACGCCGCTGCCGGTCATCGGCGTCCCCGTCCCGCTCAAGACGCTCGACGGCATGGACTCGCTGCTGTCCATCGTCCAGATGCCCGCCGGCGTTCCCGTGGCCACAGTGTCGATCGCAGGGGCACGCAACGCCGGCCTGCTGGCCGTCCGGATGCTGGCATCCGGTACGGACGACCTCGCGGTCCGCCTGCGCGGTGACCTGATTGAGTTCGCGCAGGAGCTCAATGACGTCGCCACCCGCAAGGGCGCGGCCCTGCGGCACAAAGTCAGCGAAGTGTTCTCCGACGGCAACGTCGTTCTCCGGGGCAGCCGTTAG
- a CDS encoding LCP family protein → MTTSHSRPQVPQQALTDPVRNPANAPAPVRTKRAFVLLLLTLFVPGSAQIVAGDRKLGRIALRVTLAVWGLAIAGLVLLLVNRTLLIGILTNTVASLLIIIILIALALGWAALFVNTLRLIRPVLLAPGMRPVVGVTLVLAMLLSSGTLGYAAYVLNVSRNAIGSIFSAGPAIDPVDGRYNFLMMGGDAGDDRTGRRPDSLSVLSVDAKTGQTAIISVPRNLQNAQFSEGSPMRQIYPDGYDCGNECLINAINTEVTNEHADLYPGVADPGAQATLEAVSGTLGITVQAYVLVDMEGFAKLIDAMGGIKIKAGGWVPLSGDMVDEANGIHGMPLGWIPAGDQHLDGYHALWYGRSREFVDDYARIQRQQCVQQAMLKQLDPATLLAKFEDIANAGTKVVDSNISASQLGSFVDLAMKAKGKEVSRLTIGPPDFDASFSTVPDFNQIHDRVDQLLAAQSESAGAADNPAGEDTIVQAGTAAGPLMAAAPAAPLTQPAPSPSSSDFTPVTTTPDGEPITEEMLNQFKREGNEQAIRDLVATNGQCRPL, encoded by the coding sequence ATGACCACCAGCCACTCCCGCCCCCAGGTGCCGCAACAGGCCCTGACGGACCCCGTCCGCAACCCGGCGAACGCTCCGGCGCCCGTCAGGACCAAACGCGCGTTTGTCCTCCTGCTGCTGACCCTGTTCGTGCCGGGCAGTGCCCAGATCGTGGCCGGCGACCGGAAACTGGGAAGGATCGCGCTCCGGGTGACCCTCGCTGTCTGGGGACTGGCGATTGCGGGACTGGTGCTGCTGCTGGTGAACCGCACCCTCCTGATCGGGATCCTCACCAACACGGTGGCCTCACTCCTGATCATCATCATCCTCATTGCCCTCGCACTGGGCTGGGCCGCGCTGTTCGTCAACACCCTCAGGCTGATCCGGCCGGTCCTGCTGGCACCCGGAATGAGGCCGGTCGTCGGCGTCACGCTGGTCCTGGCGATGCTGCTCAGCAGCGGGACACTGGGCTACGCCGCGTACGTGCTGAACGTGAGCCGGAACGCGATCGGCAGCATCTTCTCGGCGGGCCCCGCAATCGACCCCGTGGATGGCCGCTACAACTTCCTGATGATGGGCGGCGACGCCGGCGACGACCGCACGGGCCGGCGCCCGGACAGCCTCTCCGTCCTCAGCGTCGACGCCAAGACCGGCCAGACAGCCATCATCTCCGTGCCGCGCAACCTGCAGAACGCACAGTTCAGCGAGGGGTCCCCCATGCGGCAGATCTATCCGGACGGTTACGACTGCGGCAACGAGTGCCTCATCAATGCGATCAACACCGAAGTGACCAACGAGCACGCGGACCTCTACCCCGGCGTCGCCGATCCCGGGGCCCAGGCAACCCTTGAGGCTGTCTCGGGTACGCTCGGCATCACCGTCCAGGCCTATGTCCTGGTGGACATGGAGGGCTTCGCCAAGCTCATCGACGCCATGGGCGGCATCAAGATCAAGGCCGGCGGCTGGGTGCCGCTGAGCGGCGACATGGTGGACGAGGCCAACGGCATCCACGGAATGCCCCTCGGCTGGATCCCGGCCGGTGACCAGCATCTGGATGGCTACCACGCACTCTGGTACGGACGTTCCCGCGAATTCGTTGATGACTATGCCCGCATCCAGCGTCAGCAATGCGTCCAGCAGGCCATGTTGAAGCAGCTGGACCCGGCAACGCTCCTCGCCAAGTTCGAGGACATCGCCAACGCGGGCACCAAGGTGGTTGACTCCAACATTTCCGCGAGCCAGCTCGGCAGCTTCGTGGACCTGGCCATGAAAGCCAAAGGCAAGGAAGTCAGCCGGCTGACCATTGGACCGCCGGACTTCGACGCCTCGTTCTCCACGGTGCCGGACTTCAACCAAATCCACGACAGGGTTGACCAGCTGCTGGCCGCGCAGTCCGAGTCGGCCGGAGCCGCGGATAATCCCGCCGGGGAGGACACCATCGTGCAAGCCGGCACGGCCGCTGGCCCCCTCATGGCGGCCGCACCGGCGGCACCCCTGACCCAGCCGGCGCCCTCGCCGTCGTCGTCGGACTTCACGCCCGTGACCACCACCCCCGACGGCGAGCCCATCACGGAAGAGATGCTCAACCAGTTCAAGCGTGAGGGCAACGAGCAGGCGATCCGCGACCTTGTGGCCACGAACGGCCAATGCCGCCCGTTGTAG